From a single Populus nigra chromosome 18, ddPopNigr1.1, whole genome shotgun sequence genomic region:
- the LOC133678299 gene encoding uncharacterized protein LOC133678299, translating to MCSETSPRISFSNGLGHDREIEQVSRRDIKLLDSNSDFEFSICSSLGHESSPADELFADGMILPVQIPEGITASKQIHKYESPRKDSLPPLPFPSTNGNLTKDSIRELMVVNSDQLKEKPQSKSFWGFKRSSSLNSDIKRSLCSLPLLSRSSSTGSEPYAKRTTLKDMRKNNSQKQQSAVMAKSEPYPSSSSSESSFVYSLPQKPPLKKAGSYGKISPVFNLPPPYIYKGTANLFGLGSFLRNGKEKKSRK from the coding sequence ATGTGCTCGGAAACAAGCCCTCGAATATCATTCTCTAATGGTCTTGGACATGACAGAGAAATTGAGCAAGTGTCAAGAAGGGACATAAAATTATTGGACTCAAATTCTGATTTTGAGTTCAGTATTTGCAGTAGTTTAGGCCATGAATCGTCTCCGGCAGACGAGCTTTTCGCAGATGGCATGATCCTGCCAGTTCAAATTCCAGAAGGAATTACTGCCTCAAAGCAAATACATAAATATGAATCTCCACGAAAAGATTCCCTTCCTCCTCTTCCATTTCCTTCTACTAATGGCAATTTAACAAAAGATAGCATAAGGGAATTGATGGTTGTGAATTCTGATCAGTTGAAGGAAAAGCCTCAGTCCAAGTCTTTCTGGGGATTCAAGAGAAGTAGTAGTCTCAACAGTGATATCAAGAGAAGCCTTTGCTCATTACCACTTTTATCACGGAGCAGCTCAACTGGTTCTGAGCCATATGCAAAGAGAACAACATTGAAGGATATGCGCAAGAATAATTCACAGAAGCAACAATCAGCTGTCATGGCAAAGTCAGAACCATATCCATCATCATCGTCTTCGGAGTCTAGTTTTGTTTATTCATTACCACAAAAGCCTCCATTGAAGAAGGCAGGGTCTTATGGTAAGATTAGTCCTGTGTTTAATTTGCCACCACCTTACATTTACAAAGGAACTGCAAATCTTTTTGGTTTGGGATCCTTTTTGCGCaatggaaaggaaaagaagagcAGAAAGTGA
- the LOC133678289 gene encoding uncharacterized protein LOC133678289: MASSSSQERSKQLHNFSLPCLRWGNQRLLRCVKVSDDIINSNDDNQHQQGFQSKPINLVSYKNYKPNPIQVNNAAAKRLKLPSSSPFVVEEEKGGGNIDESPRPWNLRTRRAACKAPLRIEEQPSRRNIVVSPRRYLEIDSPKKHYESLMLKRQQSFEMKEKVKFSISLSKREIEEDFLEMVRIRPPRRPKKRPRIVQKNLDSIFPGLWLAEITPDSYKVQEVPES; encoded by the exons ATGGCTTCCTCATCATCTCAAGAGAGATCAAAGCAACTGCACAACTTTTCTTTGCCTTGTTTGAGATGGGGCAATCAGAGACTCCTTAGATGTGTCAAAGTCAGTGATGACATTATCAATAGCAATGATGATAATCAGCACCAGCAAGGATTTCAATCAAAACCCATCAATTTGGTTTCTTACAAGAATTATAAACCAAACCCGATTCAAGTCAACAATGCTGCTGCCAAAAGATTGAagcttccttcttcttctccttttgttGTTGAGGAAGAGAAAGGAGGAGGAAATATTGATGAATCTCCAAGACCCTGGAATTTGAGGACTAGAAGGGCAGCTTGTAAGGCTCCACTTAGAATCGAAGAGCAGCCGTCAAGGAGAAATATTGTTGTTTCTCCAAGGAGGTATTTAGAGATTGATTCACCAAAGAAACATTATGAGAGTTTGATGTTGAAGAGGCAGCAGAGTTTCGAGATGAAGGAGAAAGTCAAGTTTTCGATTTCTTTATCAAAGAGAGAGATTGAAGAGGATTTTCTTGAGATGGTTAGAATTAGGCCACCAAGGAGGCCTAAGAAGAGGCCTCGAATCGTACAGAAGAATTTGGAT TCAATTTTCCCTGGGTTGTGGCTAGCTGAAATTACACCAGATTCATACAAGGTTCAAGAAGTGCCTGAATCATGA